A genomic stretch from Methylorubrum extorquens includes:
- a CDS encoding protein of unknown function (Evidence 5 : Unknown function), which translates to MRQLFLQPPLHRRVVEDALACLRHCHPPIEYGENLRRDGRRRKPGSVGLAPLGGSPHVAAETPGPAVDGAEASPY; encoded by the coding sequence GTGCGGCAACTCTTCCTTCAGCCGCCGCTCCACCGTCGCGTCGTCGAGGACGCCCTCGCGTGCTTGCGTCATTGTCACCCTCCCATCGAATACGGTGAAAACCTGCGTCGGGACGGGCGGCGGCGCAAGCCGGGATCGGTGGGGCTCGCGCCCCTGGGCGGGAGCCCGCATGTCGCAGCGGAAACGCCGGGACCGGCTGTGGACGGGGCGGAGGCGAGTCCCTATTAA
- a CDS encoding putative pterin dehydratase (COG2154) (Evidence 3 : Putative function from multiple computational evidences; PubMedId : 18245455; Product type e : enzyme) has product MTQAREGVLDDATVERRLKEELPHWRFEDGWIRRTYKTASWKSTLMVINTVGHLAEAAWHHPDLTASYAWVEVRLMNHAAKGITEKDFSLAKKIEEVVGWQPGAEGGALEGTPADPRFAYIKYDK; this is encoded by the coding sequence ATGACGCAAGCACGCGAGGGCGTCCTCGACGACGCGACGGTGGAGCGGCGGCTGAAGGAAGAGTTGCCGCACTGGCGGTTTGAGGACGGCTGGATCCGGCGCACCTACAAGACCGCCTCATGGAAGAGCACGCTGATGGTCATCAACACGGTGGGCCATCTGGCCGAGGCCGCGTGGCACCATCCCGACCTCACGGCGTCCTACGCTTGGGTCGAGGTCCGGCTGATGAACCACGCCGCCAAGGGCATCACCGAGAAGGATTTCTCTCTGGCAAAGAAGATCGAGGAGGTCGTGGGCTGGCAGCCGGGCGCGGAGGGCGGCGCCCTCGAAGGAACGCCGGCCGATCCGCGCTTCGCCTACATCAAGTACGACAAGTGA
- a CDS encoding putative carboxymethylenebutenolidase precursor (dienelactone hydrolase) (tat pathway signal) (Evidence 3 : Putative function from multiple computational evidences; Product type e : enzyme), producing MTAFDADLRSLAAQTTLSRRTVIATSLATGFALAVQPVAAQTTITTDTNGLIAGEVKIPTQDGEIPAYRAMPAEGGRFPTILVVQEIFGVHEHIKDVCRRLAKLGYFALAPELYARQGDVSTLTNIQQIVSDVVSKVPDAQVMSDLDAAVAFAKGTGKADTARLGITGFCWGGRITWLYAAHNPAVKAGVAWYGRLVGDSSALMPENPVDVAADLKAPVLGLYGGADQGIPVATIDRMKEACRAAGKTCDFVVYPEAGHAFHADYRPSYRAESAQDGWKRLQDWFRQHGVA from the coding sequence ATGACCGCGTTCGATGCCGACCTGCGGAGCCTCGCGGCTCAGACGACCCTCTCACGGCGCACCGTGATCGCCACGAGTCTCGCCACGGGCTTCGCGCTCGCCGTGCAGCCCGTCGCGGCCCAGACCACCATCACCACGGACACGAACGGCTTGATCGCCGGCGAGGTGAAGATTCCGACGCAGGACGGCGAGATCCCGGCCTACCGGGCCATGCCGGCCGAGGGCGGCCGCTTTCCGACGATCCTGGTCGTGCAGGAAATCTTCGGCGTGCACGAGCACATCAAGGATGTGTGCCGCCGTCTGGCCAAGCTCGGCTACTTCGCCCTGGCGCCCGAACTATATGCCCGGCAGGGCGACGTCTCGACGTTGACCAACATCCAGCAGATCGTGAGCGACGTCGTCTCCAAGGTGCCCGACGCGCAGGTGATGAGCGACCTCGACGCAGCGGTCGCCTTCGCCAAGGGCACGGGCAAGGCCGACACGGCCCGCCTCGGGATCACCGGCTTCTGCTGGGGCGGGCGCATCACCTGGCTCTACGCCGCGCACAATCCGGCGGTGAAGGCCGGCGTCGCTTGGTACGGGCGGCTCGTCGGCGACAGCTCGGCGCTGATGCCGGAGAACCCCGTCGATGTCGCCGCCGACCTCAAGGCGCCGGTGCTCGGCCTCTACGGTGGGGCCGACCAGGGCATTCCGGTCGCCACGATCGACCGGATGAAGGAGGCCTGCCGGGCCGCCGGCAAGACCTGCGATTTCGTCGTCTATCCGGAGGCGGGACACGCCTTCCACGCCGATTATCGTCCGAGCTACCGCGCGGAGTCGGCACAGGACGGATGGAAGCGGCTACAGGACTGGTTCCGGCAGCACGGCGTCGCCTGA